The following proteins are encoded in a genomic region of Streptomyces collinus Tu 365:
- a CDS encoding class II fructose-bisphosphate aldolase, producing MPLVTTGELVGWAAGARSAVAAFNIITLEHVEAVIAGAESAGAPVVLQVSENAVKFRYGRLLPLARAAVAAAEHADVPVALHLDHVQSADLLRQAPEAGFSSVMYDAARLSYADNLAATRAAADWAHAQGLWIEAELGQIGGKAGLPALDAHAPGARTDPDQAHDFVAGTEVDALAVAIGSAHAMTTRTATLDHGLLKRLSAALTVPLVLHGSSGVPDDGLVAAVAGGIAKVNVGTALNAAMTGAVRDFLATHPEAVDSRKYLSVGRDAMAREVARIIGVLGGARSGRAGRA from the coding sequence GTGCCCCTCGTGACCACCGGCGAACTGGTCGGCTGGGCCGCCGGAGCCCGCTCCGCGGTCGCCGCCTTCAACATCATCACCCTGGAACACGTCGAGGCCGTCATCGCCGGAGCCGAGTCCGCCGGTGCCCCCGTGGTCCTCCAGGTCAGCGAGAACGCCGTCAAGTTCCGCTACGGACGGCTGCTGCCGCTCGCCCGCGCCGCCGTCGCGGCGGCCGAACACGCGGACGTGCCCGTCGCCCTGCACCTCGACCACGTCCAGAGCGCCGACCTGCTGCGCCAGGCGCCCGAGGCCGGGTTCAGCTCGGTGATGTACGACGCCGCCCGGCTCTCCTACGCCGACAACCTCGCCGCCACCCGGGCGGCGGCCGACTGGGCGCATGCCCAAGGTCTGTGGATCGAGGCGGAGTTGGGGCAGATCGGCGGCAAGGCAGGGCTGCCCGCGCTGGACGCCCACGCACCCGGCGCGCGCACCGACCCCGACCAGGCGCACGACTTCGTCGCCGGTACCGAGGTCGACGCGCTCGCCGTGGCCATCGGCAGCGCGCACGCCATGACCACCCGTACCGCCACCCTCGACCACGGGCTGCTCAAGCGGCTGTCCGCCGCCCTGACCGTCCCGCTCGTCCTGCACGGCTCCTCCGGCGTGCCGGACGACGGGCTGGTCGCCGCGGTCGCGGGCGGCATCGCCAAGGTCAACGTCGGCACCGCCCTCAACGCGGCGATGACCGGCGCCGTCCGGGACTTCCTCGCCACCCATCCGGAGGCCGTCGACTCCCGCAAGTACCTCAGCGTGGGCCGGGACGCCATGGCCCGGGAGGTGGCCCGCATCATCGGCGTGCTCGGCGGGGCCCGGAGCGGGCGTGCCGGCCGCGCTTGA
- a CDS encoding SIS domain-containing protein: MSHVEDELNSQPDCWTRAAHEAGRYADALPDAGERVAVVGCGTSYFMAQAVAALREATGQGETDAFAASEFPRGRSYDRIVALTRSGTTTEVLDLLGKVRGGARTTAVTADPATPVATAADDLVVLDFADERSVVQTRFATTALTLLRAHLGLHTDAAVTDARTALTAPLPEGLVDCAQFTFLGRGWTVGLANEAGLKMREASLSWTEAYPAMEYRHGPISITTEGTATWMLGEAPAGLAEQVRATGGHWVEGTLDPLAELVRVQRLAVAVAAHRGLDPDRPRHLTRSVILAP, translated from the coding sequence ATGAGCCATGTCGAGGACGAGCTGAACAGCCAGCCGGACTGCTGGACGCGCGCGGCCCACGAGGCCGGGCGGTACGCCGACGCCCTGCCCGACGCCGGGGAGCGGGTCGCCGTCGTCGGGTGCGGGACGTCGTACTTCATGGCACAGGCGGTGGCCGCGCTGCGGGAGGCCACCGGGCAGGGCGAGACGGACGCCTTCGCCGCCTCCGAGTTCCCGCGCGGCCGGTCCTACGACCGGATCGTCGCCCTCACCCGCTCCGGCACCACCACCGAAGTGCTCGACCTCCTCGGCAAGGTGCGCGGCGGCGCGCGGACCACGGCCGTCACCGCCGACCCGGCCACCCCCGTGGCGACGGCCGCCGACGACCTCGTCGTCCTCGACTTCGCCGACGAACGCTCCGTCGTCCAGACCCGCTTCGCCACCACCGCGCTCACCCTCCTGCGCGCCCACCTCGGCCTGCACACCGACGCGGCCGTCACCGACGCCCGCACCGCCCTGACGGCCCCGCTGCCCGAAGGACTCGTCGACTGCGCCCAGTTCACCTTCCTCGGCCGGGGCTGGACCGTCGGGCTGGCCAACGAGGCCGGCCTCAAGATGCGCGAGGCGTCCCTGTCCTGGACCGAGGCGTACCCGGCGATGGAGTACCGGCACGGGCCCATCAGCATCACCACCGAGGGCACCGCGACCTGGATGCTCGGCGAGGCACCCGCCGGCCTCGCCGAACAGGTGCGCGCCACCGGCGGCCACTGGGTCGAGGGCACCCTCGACCCGCTGGCCGAACTCGTCCGCGTCCAGCGCCTCGCCGTCGCCGTCGCCGCCCACCGAGGACTCGACCCGGACCGGCCGCGCCACCTCACCCGCTCGGTGATCCTCGCTCCTTGA
- a CDS encoding DeoR/GlpR family DNA-binding transcription regulator, translated as MSRDARWKALLELLVERGRLEVEEAAAGLGVSAATIRRDFDQLAEQQMLVRTRGGAVVHGVSYELPLRYKTARRASEKQRIAKAVADLVTPGEAVGLTGGTTTTEVARALAVRGDLGSGSPALTVVTNALNIANELAVRPQFKIVVTGGVARPQSYELIGPLADGVLGQITLDVAVLGVVAFDVTHGAAAHDEAEAAINRLLCERAARVVVAADSSKLSRRAFARICATEAVDTLVTDAAADEDTVRDFEEAGVRVLAV; from the coding sequence ATGTCCCGGGACGCCCGCTGGAAGGCGCTGCTCGAACTGCTCGTCGAGCGCGGGCGGCTGGAGGTCGAGGAGGCGGCGGCCGGGCTGGGTGTGTCGGCGGCGACGATCCGCCGCGACTTCGACCAGCTCGCCGAGCAGCAGATGCTGGTGCGCACCCGGGGCGGGGCCGTGGTGCACGGGGTGTCGTACGAGCTGCCCCTGCGCTACAAGACGGCCCGCCGCGCCTCGGAGAAGCAGCGGATCGCCAAGGCGGTGGCGGACCTCGTGACACCCGGCGAGGCGGTCGGGCTGACCGGCGGCACCACCACCACGGAGGTGGCCCGCGCGCTGGCCGTGCGCGGCGACCTCGGCTCCGGCTCGCCCGCGCTGACCGTGGTGACGAACGCGCTCAACATCGCCAACGAGCTGGCGGTGCGGCCCCAGTTCAAGATCGTGGTGACCGGCGGGGTCGCCCGTCCGCAGTCCTACGAGCTGATCGGTCCGCTCGCGGACGGCGTGCTCGGCCAGATCACCCTGGACGTCGCCGTCCTCGGCGTGGTCGCGTTCGACGTCACGCACGGCGCGGCGGCGCACGACGAGGCGGAGGCCGCGATCAACCGGCTGCTGTGCGAGCGCGCCGCGCGGGTGGTCGTGGCCGCCGACTCCAGCAAGCTGAGCCGGCGGGCGTTCGCCCGCATCTGCGCGACGGAAGCGGTGGACACGCTGGTCACCGACGCGGCGGCGGACGAGGACACCGTGCGCGACTTCGAGGAGGCGGGGGTCCGGGTCCTCGCCGTCTAG
- a CDS encoding luciferase family protein: MTLASRALAQLATWPDLRQSVPSCGLGQAVRSAQGEIAHFHSDRDVDLLLTDRAVRRFTKDFKGSGAIRVVPGSPWVTLRLDAASDVDLLLTLVSVALQARQSWPDPVGRAVSGCNDQRGAGFVKADHGDHFRDRP, translated from the coding sequence ATGACGTTGGCCTCGCGCGCACTTGCGCAACTGGCGACCTGGCCGGACCTGAGACAGTCCGTCCCGAGCTGCGGCCTGGGGCAGGCCGTGCGCTCGGCCCAGGGCGAGATCGCCCACTTCCATTCGGACCGTGACGTCGACCTCCTGCTGACCGACCGGGCCGTCCGGCGGTTCACCAAGGACTTCAAGGGTTCGGGTGCCATCAGGGTCGTCCCCGGCTCGCCCTGGGTGACCCTCCGCCTCGACGCCGCGAGCGACGTCGATCTCCTGCTGACCCTGGTCAGCGTGGCACTCCAGGCACGGCAGTCCTGGCCCGACCCGGTCGGCCGGGCGGTGTCCGGCTGCAACGACCAGCGCGGGGCGGGGTTCGTGAAGGCGGACCACGGGGACCACTTCCGCGACAGGCCCTAG
- a CDS encoding MFS transporter, producing the protein MPGPDLTALRVAITAFFALDGFVFAGWVVRIPDIKHQTHASVGSLGLALLGVSAGAVVTMTLTGRLCRRFGSHLVTVVCAVLLSLGVALPPLTHSALALGTVLLVFGAAYGGINVAFNSAAVDLVAALGRPVMPTFHAAFSLGGMVGAGLGGLLAGTLSPTRHLLGLTLTGLLVTLVAGRALLRHEPPPPPGRAHPEPAGGRHPGDRVRGPVLVLGLIALCTAYGEGAMADWGALHLKQDLAASPATAAAGYACFALAMTVGRLSGTRLLELLGRTRTVIAGGTTAATGMLLASLAPALWAALLGFAVTGLGLANLFPVAVERAGALAGPSGVAVASTLGYGGMLLGPPAIGFMADWSSLPTALLSVAVLAAIAAAVGGLMTRRVMSMSP; encoded by the coding sequence GTGCCGGGCCCCGACCTCACCGCGCTGCGCGTGGCGATCACCGCCTTCTTCGCCCTGGACGGCTTCGTCTTCGCGGGGTGGGTCGTCCGTATCCCCGACATCAAGCACCAGACCCACGCCTCCGTGGGCTCACTCGGCCTCGCGCTCCTCGGTGTCTCGGCCGGGGCGGTCGTGACGATGACGCTCACCGGACGGCTGTGCCGCCGCTTCGGCAGCCACCTGGTGACAGTCGTCTGCGCGGTGCTGCTCTCGCTCGGCGTCGCCCTGCCCCCGCTCACCCACTCCGCCCTGGCCCTCGGCACCGTCCTCCTGGTGTTCGGCGCGGCCTACGGGGGCATCAACGTGGCCTTCAACAGTGCCGCCGTCGATCTGGTCGCCGCGCTCGGCCGGCCGGTGATGCCCACCTTCCACGCGGCGTTCAGCCTGGGCGGGATGGTCGGCGCGGGCCTCGGCGGACTCCTCGCCGGCACCCTCTCCCCCACCCGCCACCTGCTCGGCCTGACCCTCACCGGCCTGCTGGTCACCCTGGTCGCGGGACGCGCCCTGCTCCGGCACGAGCCGCCGCCCCCACCCGGCCGCGCCCACCCCGAACCGGCCGGCGGCCGGCACCCCGGCGACCGGGTCCGCGGCCCGGTCCTCGTCCTCGGCCTGATCGCCCTGTGCACCGCCTACGGCGAGGGTGCGATGGCCGACTGGGGCGCCCTCCACCTCAAGCAGGACCTGGCGGCGTCGCCCGCGACGGCGGCGGCCGGCTACGCGTGCTTCGCGCTCGCCATGACCGTCGGCCGGCTGAGCGGGACGCGGCTGCTGGAACTCCTCGGGCGGACCCGGACCGTGATAGCCGGCGGCACCACCGCGGCGACCGGCATGCTGCTCGCCTCGCTCGCCCCCGCCCTGTGGGCGGCACTGCTCGGCTTCGCGGTCACCGGTCTGGGACTGGCGAACCTGTTCCCCGTGGCCGTGGAGCGCGCGGGCGCACTGGCCGGCCCGTCCGGCGTCGCCGTCGCCTCCACGCTCGGCTACGGCGGCATGCTCCTCGGACCACCCGCGATCGGCTTCATGGCCGACTGGTCCTCCCTCCCCACGGCCCTGCTCAGCGTCGCCGTACTGGCCGCGATCGCCGCGGCGGTCGGGGGGCTGATGACCCGCCGGGTGATGAGCATGAGCCCCTGA